Genomic window (Dyadobacter fanqingshengii):
CAGGCACAGAAACCATTTTATTTCAGAAAGTAGGAACATTGAATACGAGCAAACCGCTGCTGGTATTAAATACAAATGGCGGACAAAAAACGGCTGTGCTCGCGGGAGAAGGAATATGGCAGTGGAGACAGGAGGAATTTGCGCAAACCAGCAAGCAGGAAGTGGTTGATAATCTGTTTCAAAAGGTGATCCAGGTGCTTTCCGTTAGAGAGGATAAGCGCAAATTCCGCGTTTATCCTGTTCGCAATGAGTTTGAGGCTGGGGAGCAGGTTGTGTTCCAGACAGAAATTTATAATGACATTTACGAACCTATCTTTGGCCAGGAAGTGAAACTGGATGTTACCAATGAAAAAGGGGTGACGCGACAATTCACTTACACGCATTCGAAGGAAAACCCCAGGTTCAATGTGAGCGGACTGTCGGACGGCGTTTACCGTTTTGCTGCTTCAACTTCTCTGCGCTCCGGTCTGGAAAAGGTGAACGGGCAGTTTGTTATCAGCAACGCAGATCTTGAATTAAACAACAGCACGGCCGATTTTGGAATGCTTCGTGAGCTTGCTAGCCGCTCGGGCGGGACATTTACAACGCCTGCGACTTTCGCGGATTTTATTTCAAAACTGAAAGAGAACCGTCCTTCCGACAGGCTGGATAGCAGCGAAGAAATGGTCGAGATCATTTATATGAAATGGTTGTTCTTCCTTTTGGTTTTGCTTCTCGGCGCCGAGTGGGGCCTTAGAAAGTATCATGGTGGCTATTAAAACGCATTTGTCGCGATTATCTCTGCCGCTGGTTCTCGCTTTTTACATTTCCAATCCGGTATTTGCGCAAAAGGATTCCTTACGGACCGACCCGCCCACAAGTGATTCAGTTCAAACTGTAAAGCCTAATTATGCATTACTACGGGGCATATTTGCAGCCCAATCTGCACTTTACCTCGGAACGATCTATGGCCTGAGCAAATCCTGGTACAAAAACCCGTTGACCAAGTTTACATTTCAGGATGATACGCGCGAGTGGCTGCAAATGGACAAAATGGGGCACGTTTACACATCGTATCAGATTGCAAGGCATACGGCAGAGCTTTACAAAAAAACAGGCATTTCGAAACGGCAAATGCTGGTCTATGGCGCCATTTCAGGCATTATTTTCCAAACGCCCATAGAAATACTGGATGGGTTTTCTCCCGATTATGGCTTTTCGCCGGGAGACATGATCGCCAACATTTCCGGGTCCGTCCTTTACCTGGGCCAGATCGCGCTTTGGGATGAAGTGCGAATCCAGCCAAAGTTTTCTTTTCACTACACATCATTGTCAAAAGTGAGGCCCGAACTGCTGGGCACCAATCGTTCGGAAAGTTGGCTGAAAGACTATAATGGGCAGACATACTGGTTTTCCGGCAGTCCCCGAACATTTTTTAAAAACAGCGGCTGGCCCGCCTGGCTCTGTCTGTCTGTGGGCTACGGCATTCACGACATGGTTTCTGCCGAAAAAGAGACGAGCATTGAACGGGGTTATCATCCGTACCGTCAATATTATTTGTCCCTGGACATTGATTTGACAAAGATTAAAACGAAAAGTAAGCTGGTCAGGACGATCGGCTTTTTTGCCAATTCAATTAAAATTCCTGCCCCGGCTTTACAAATCAGCAAAAAAGGCATTGATTTTAAACCGTTTTACTTTTAACAATTGTTGCTTAATGAGTTAATGAGTGGGCGCCGCTGCGCTGAATGATTGAATGACTGAATGAGCGCCGTGCGCTGAATGAAATAATCAATTAGAATATGAATATAGGAGATAAAGTAAGACTTGTGCATGGACGGGAGGAAGGCGTTATTTATTCGTTTTTGCCCGGAAATATTGTTGAAATAGAAATCGAGGACGGATTTCGGATCCCGGTATTGCGGAACGAGATCGTGACCATTTCACCCGTTGAGGGTCAGCGGCTTGTGAAGGAGCAGGATTCCAGGAAAATAGGGTCGCAGCAGGACATTATAGTGCCAAGAAACGCGCCGTTTGCAGAAAAGGGCATTTACCTGGCTTTCGTTGCCGTTAATGACCGCGCTGTAACAATGCATATCATTAATAATTCAGATTGGATTTTGCCGTTTACTGCGGTCGCTATCAATGAGCAGGTCAGCACCGGTTTGGCCGGTGGCGTGCTGCAACCGCGTACTGCGCAGAAATTATCAGAGCTGATCATGAAGGATTTTGAAACATGGCCTGTGTTTGAATTCAAAATGCTCTATTACCGTGAAGGCAACCATCATTTGCCACAGCCTTTGACCAAAAAAGTCAAATGCAGGGCGCAGTCATTTTACAAAAATAAGGGCAAAGCGCCGGTGTTGGGAAAGGAAGCTTTCGTGTACCAGATTGACGAGGAAAATCCAAAAACGGAAGCCATTGCGAGCCCGGAGAATCTTTCCAATGATTTGAAAACAAGCTTAATGGGTGGTGGCAAAGCGGAAACTCCTGTTTTGGAAAAGCCCGGACAGGTTGTGGATCTGCACATTGAAAAACTGACTAAACATGTAGGGTCACTTTCTAATGACTCGATCCTGAAAACGCAACTTTCCGTATTTGAAAGCAGCCTTGAGTCTGCCATAGCGAATGGAATGGAGGAAATAACATTTATTCATGGTGCCGGAAGCGGGGTTTTACGGACTGAATTGCACAGGAGGCTAGGGAAGAACCAGCATGTAAATTATTTTAAAGACGCTCAAAAAGAAAAATTCGGCTACGGTGCAACCCTCGTTAAGATCAAATAAGTGGCTCGTTAATTGCCTGAATGTATTGTTTGTGATGGCATTTGCACTCAGCATATGGCAATGCCGTTCTAAAAACACTTCTCCAAAAGCGCCTATGGAAGAATATAAGTACTCTGATAATCAGATCCAGAATGAAAAGCATTTGTCTGTGCTGAATGTTCCGGTGGAGATCCCCATTTCCGAAATAGAGAATCAGATCAATGCGAAAATCAAGGGGTTGATATACGAGGACAACAGCTATGAGGATGAAGATAATGACAATCTCAAAGCCAAAGTCTGGAAAATAAGCCCGATTAAGGTCGTTGCAATAGATTCCTCTTTTTTATTTGAAGTCCCTCTTAAAATCTGGGTCAGTGCAGGTTACAAGATCAGTCCTTTGGGTATCACCATGTCCGGATATAAGGATACCGAGTTTTCCATCAAGATCAGGCTGATCTCCAAAATCGGTATCGCTTCCAATTGGGCTATCAAGTCTGAGACTTATGTGGACAGCTACGACTGGATCTCCGATCCAAACATTAAAGTTGCCGGCATTAACATTCCGATCAAAAGCATGGCGAGTCGGCTTCTGAATAAAAATTTTGACAAGATAACACAGGCGATTGACGAGCAGGTGGCCAGCAACATTGAGCTTAAAAAGAATGCGGAACTGGCCTGGAACATTGCCCGTCAACCCGTTTTGTTGTCAAAGGAATTCGATACATGGCTGTCCATTGTGCCCACGTCGGTTGTAATGACACCTTTACTAGCTAAAAACAACATTCTTCGATCCGTTATTGGTATTAAGGGCTACACGCAAACAATTACATCGGCAACCAAGCCAGCAATTCCTGCTGTTTTAAAAATGCCGGACTTACAGATTGTGAACAAGGTTTCGGAGGATTTCAAGGTCGGATTGATCAGCGTAGTTTCTTATGCAGAGGCCGCTCGCCTGGCCACCGCGAAATTTGCCGGAGAAAAATTTTCGTTCCTGGCCGGCCAGTATAATGTTGAGGTCACTTCCATTGATATGTATGGCCAAAACGAAAAGCTGGTGATAAAAGCGGGTTTAAAAGGGAGCATTAATGGTGACATTTACCTGAAAGGAGTGCCTTATTACGACCCGGTAACGCAGCAATTATCGCTTAAAGGCCTTGATTATGACTTGGATACGAAAAACTCTATTGTGAAAACGGCAGGTTGGCTTCTGCAAGGGCAATTTGGTCGGATGATGGAGCGGAAAATGGTTTTCCCAATGGGGGAGCAGATCGGTGATGCTAAAAAAACGATACAAAAAGCATTGTCAAATCTGAAAGTAACCGAGGGTGTCATTTTAAAGGGTAACTTAACGGATATTACACCGGACAGAGTTTATTTAACACCGGAACACCTTTATTCTGTTGTATTTGCGAATGGAAATGTTAATCTGAAGGTCAACGGATTAAAGGGAATTTGAAACAAAATTTCGACAAAAATCCGCGTCTTTACCATAATTTTTTACTTTTAATAGTATATTGACTGCTGATCGAAAGAAAGTATTTCTTAGCTTTGTGGTCAGAGGAAAGGAATAAGCTGACCTACCGCTGCGGTTTCGGCCGAAGAGGAAAGTCCGGGCAGCAGAGAGCATCGTACTTCCTAACGGGAAGGCAGCAAGCCGGAGACGGAATGCTGACAGCAAGTGCCACAGAAATTATACCGCCCTGGCATGTTTTTTATGTGTCACGGTAAGGGTGAAATGGTGGAGTAAGAGACCACCGCTCGTTGGGTGACCAACGAGGCAGGGTAAACCTTACGAGCTGAAAGATCAAATAGGTGTCAATCCGTGGGGCTGCTCGTCCCCGTCTTTCGGGACATTGACACGGGTAGATCGTTAGAGGTTCCAGGTGACTGGAATCGTGGATAAATGGTAGGAGCTTGACATTGGCTTGCCAATGAAGAGTAACAGAATCCGGCTTACAGGCTTATCCTTTTTCTGATTTTGAGTTAATTAAATAGTGAATATTTGAATCACATAACTGGTGTTTCCCATGAAGAGAAAGAATCTTTACGTTGCTTTGATTTGTTTGTCCCTACTGAGTTTGAATACGTCTGCCCAAAATCGAACGTATGAAGGACCCAATAAAATGAACACCTGGTCTATCACAGGTTACGGGGGGATTACCAAATTCTTCGGAGATTTAACAGAGTACAATGGCTTCAAACGCGGAGACAACGAAAAATTAACCGGAGGCTGGGGATTGTCCATCAACAAACAGCTTTCTCCTATTTTCGGTGTTCAGATCGTTGGATTCAATGGCCGTCTGCAAGGTTCAAAAGCTGGCCACATTAGCTCATTATCAAATCATGAGTACAACGCTACATTTAATAGCCCATCATTCGTTCAGGTTTCTTTGGACGGAACAGCCAATCTGAACCGTCTGTTATTCGGTTACAAGAAATTGCGCAGATGGAAAGTAGACGCGCATTTAGGTTGGGGTATCATTTACTACCACACGGATGTAGATTATATTAATGTTACGACTGGTGAAGAAAAGTCTTTTTCTACAAACACGGATGCCAGCTCGAAAACAGCCGGAGAGTGGGAACGTAATGGTTCTACTTATACACGTGAATGGGTAATGCCTGTGGGGCTGTCAGTACATTATGAGTTGACACCACGATTCGATTTAGGCTTAGATTACACGCATAACTTTGTGAATACTGAAAAGTTGGATGCAACGGTTGGTGGATTAAGCGATTACTCAACACAACAGGGCATCTGGACATTTCAAAAAGGTGAGTCAGGAAACGATGCTTACGGAATTGCGACCATCGCATTAACTTACAAACTGGGTAAGAATGCTGTAATGGCTAAAAAAGGTAAATACGATGCAGGAAGCGGCCGTTACCACTTGCGTTGGGCTAATCCTCAGTCACTGATTCCAATTCCTTACAACCCAACAATGGAAGATGCAGATTCAATTGCAAAAGCAAACATGCCTAAGCCAGTTGATCCACGTCTTTACACAGATTCAGATGGAGACGGTGTAGCGGATCTTTTTGATAAAGAACCAAATACGCCAATCGGAAGCATCGTTTCAGGTGGTGGAGTTGCAATGGATCTTGATAAAATCATCAGAGATGCAATCAAAAACAACTTGCCAAAAGACGAATGCGAAGCATTGTTCAGCAACATCGAATTCGATACTGACAAAGCGATTATCCGCAATCCTTCGAAAGAAACTTTAAGCAAAGTAGTTGAGCTGCTGAACATGCGTACAAACTGCCGCATCGTTTTGGTTGGTCACACGGATGCACGTGCTTCGGACGCATACAACGTATCTCTTTCACGTCGTCGTGTTGATGCTGCCAAGCGCTTCCTGATCCGCGCCGGAATTACTGATCCTAGCCGTATCATCATAGAACATTACGGTGAGTATCGCCCAATCGCTGAGAACACAACAGTTGAAGGTTTGCAATCAAACCGTCGTGTTGAAATCAAGATCTTGCCAAATAACACGATTCGCTCAACATATCCTGCTGGTTTCCGCCCTTAGGAATTGTTTAAGACATAGTAAAAAGGAAGGTAATCGATTACCTTCCTTTTTTTGTGGAAGCTGTTCCGGAATTCAGGAAATTCACTTACCTTTGCACCCTGTTTAATTTAGGGACGAGCTCCCGATCATAACAAATTCAATAATGGCAGTTAAAATTAGGTTGGCGCGTCGTGGACGCAAGAAGAAGGCGATTTATGATATCGTAGTCGCAGATGCCAGAGCACCACGTGATGGTCGCTTCATCGAAAAATTGGGTATCTACAACCCAGGTACAAACCCTGCTTCCATCGTTTTGGAATCAGACAAAGCAGTTGATTGGCTTTTGAAAGGTGCACAACCAACTGATACAGCACGGTCTATTTTGCAACACGAAGGTGTTATGCTTAAAAAACACTTGCAAGTAGGCGTTATCAAAGGTGCAATCACGCAAGAAGTTGCTGATTCACGTTTTGAAGAATGGAAAGGATCTAAAACAGATCGTAAAGCAACTGCTGCTGATTCCATAACACAGAAGAAAGATTCTGACAAACAAGCTAGACTTGAAGCTG
Coding sequences:
- a CDS encoding Smr/MutS family protein, translating into MNIGDKVRLVHGREEGVIYSFLPGNIVEIEIEDGFRIPVLRNEIVTISPVEGQRLVKEQDSRKIGSQQDIIVPRNAPFAEKGIYLAFVAVNDRAVTMHIINNSDWILPFTAVAINEQVSTGLAGGVLQPRTAQKLSELIMKDFETWPVFEFKMLYYREGNHHLPQPLTKKVKCRAQSFYKNKGKAPVLGKEAFVYQIDEENPKTEAIASPENLSNDLKTSLMGGGKAETPVLEKPGQVVDLHIEKLTKHVGSLSNDSILKTQLSVFESSLESAIANGMEEITFIHGAGSGVLRTELHRRLGKNQHVNYFKDAQKEKFGYGATLVKIK
- a CDS encoding OmpA family protein codes for the protein MKRKNLYVALICLSLLSLNTSAQNRTYEGPNKMNTWSITGYGGITKFFGDLTEYNGFKRGDNEKLTGGWGLSINKQLSPIFGVQIVGFNGRLQGSKAGHISSLSNHEYNATFNSPSFVQVSLDGTANLNRLLFGYKKLRRWKVDAHLGWGIIYYHTDVDYINVTTGEEKSFSTNTDASSKTAGEWERNGSTYTREWVMPVGLSVHYELTPRFDLGLDYTHNFVNTEKLDATVGGLSDYSTQQGIWTFQKGESGNDAYGIATIALTYKLGKNAVMAKKGKYDAGSGRYHLRWANPQSLIPIPYNPTMEDADSIAKANMPKPVDPRLYTDSDGDGVADLFDKEPNTPIGSIVSGGGVAMDLDKIIRDAIKNNLPKDECEALFSNIEFDTDKAIIRNPSKETLSKVVELLNMRTNCRIVLVGHTDARASDAYNVSLSRRRVDAAKRFLIRAGITDPSRIIIEHYGEYRPIAENTTVEGLQSNRRVEIKILPNNTIRSTYPAGFRP
- a CDS encoding DUF2279 domain-containing protein, giving the protein MVAIKTHLSRLSLPLVLAFYISNPVFAQKDSLRTDPPTSDSVQTVKPNYALLRGIFAAQSALYLGTIYGLSKSWYKNPLTKFTFQDDTREWLQMDKMGHVYTSYQIARHTAELYKKTGISKRQMLVYGAISGIIFQTPIEILDGFSPDYGFSPGDMIANISGSVLYLGQIALWDEVRIQPKFSFHYTSLSKVRPELLGTNRSESWLKDYNGQTYWFSGSPRTFFKNSGWPAWLCLSVGYGIHDMVSAEKETSIERGYHPYRQYYLSLDIDLTKIKTKSKLVRTIGFFANSIKIPAPALQISKKGIDFKPFYF
- a CDS encoding DUF4403 family protein, with the translated sequence MEEYKYSDNQIQNEKHLSVLNVPVEIPISEIENQINAKIKGLIYEDNSYEDEDNDNLKAKVWKISPIKVVAIDSSFLFEVPLKIWVSAGYKISPLGITMSGYKDTEFSIKIRLISKIGIASNWAIKSETYVDSYDWISDPNIKVAGINIPIKSMASRLLNKNFDKITQAIDEQVASNIELKKNAELAWNIARQPVLLSKEFDTWLSIVPTSVVMTPLLAKNNILRSVIGIKGYTQTITSATKPAIPAVLKMPDLQIVNKVSEDFKVGLISVVSYAEAARLATAKFAGEKFSFLAGQYNVEVTSIDMYGQNEKLVIKAGLKGSINGDIYLKGVPYYDPVTQQLSLKGLDYDLDTKNSIVKTAGWLLQGQFGRMMERKMVFPMGEQIGDAKKTIQKALSNLKVTEGVILKGNLTDITPDRVYLTPEHLYSVVFANGNVNLKVNGLKGI